In the Diorhabda carinulata isolate Delta chromosome 9, icDioCari1.1, whole genome shotgun sequence genome, one interval contains:
- the LOC130897924 gene encoding ubiquitin-conjugating enzyme E2-17 kDa: MALKRINKELQDLGRDPPAQCSAGPVGDDLFHWQATIMGPPDSPYQGGVFFLTIHFPTDYPFKPPKVAFTTRIYHPNINSNGSICLDILRSQWSPALTISKVLLSICSLLCDPNPDDPLVPEIARIYKTDREKYNELAREWTRKYAM; this comes from the exons ATGGCTTTAAAACGAATTAATAAG GAATTACAAGACCTCGGCAGAGATCCTCCGGCACAATGTTCAGCAGGTCCTGTTGGAGATGATT tatttcaTTGGCAAGCCACAATTATGGGACCA cCAGATAGTCCATACCAGGGCGGAGTATTTTTCTTAACAATACATTTCCCTACAGACTACCCCTTTAAACCACCAAAAGTGGCGTTCACAACAAGAATCTATCATCCTAACATAAATAGTAATGGTAGTATCTGTCTCGATATATTACGTTCGCAATGGTCTCCAGCTCTTACTATTTCAAAAG ttttgttatCAATCTGCTCACTGTTATGTGATCCGAACCCAGATGATCCATTAGTACCAGAAATTGCTAGGATATACAAAACCGATCGGGAAAAATACAACGAGTTAGCGCGTGAGTGGACTCGCAAGTATGCTATGTGA